A genomic region of Streptomyces rimosus contains the following coding sequences:
- a CDS encoding M48 metallopeptidase family protein, giving the protein MPADPLRRAADPQRRTAARPATGGSATSAVEVRRSSRRRRTVSAYREGDRTIVLIPARMSEAEERRWVTVMLDKLAAQESKRVLGDGELAERAERLSLQYLDGRARPDTVRWVTNQNTRWGSCTPAEGSIRLSHRLQGMPEYVIDYVLLHELAHLLVPGHGQRFWQLLESYPRTERARGYLEGVVAAERLPHLPAARTE; this is encoded by the coding sequence GTGCCCGCCGACCCTTTGCGCCGAGCCGCAGACCCCCAACGCAGGACCGCCGCGCGCCCCGCGACCGGCGGCTCCGCGACGAGCGCGGTCGAGGTGCGCAGAAGCTCGCGGCGCCGCCGTACGGTCTCCGCCTACCGCGAGGGCGACCGCACCATCGTGCTGATCCCGGCCCGGATGTCCGAGGCGGAGGAACGGCGCTGGGTGACGGTGATGCTGGACAAGCTGGCCGCGCAGGAGAGCAAGCGGGTGCTCGGCGACGGCGAGCTGGCCGAGCGCGCGGAGCGCCTGTCGCTGCAGTACCTGGACGGCCGCGCCCGGCCCGACACGGTGCGCTGGGTGACCAACCAGAACACCCGCTGGGGTTCCTGCACGCCCGCCGAGGGCAGCATCCGCCTCTCGCACCGGCTCCAGGGCATGCCCGAGTACGTCATCGACTATGTGCTCCTCCATGAGCTGGCGCATCTTCTCGTCCCCGGTCACGGACAGCGTTTCTGGCAGCTCCTGGAGTCATACCCACGAACGGAGCGGGCGCGCGGCTATCTCGAAGGTGTGGTCGCGGCGGAGCGGCTGCCGCATCTGCCCGCCGCCCGTACGGAATAA
- a CDS encoding TerD family protein: MAREFQRGHKARISDLTAGTDLYVGVQIAGSGLTFDISCFGLDADERLSDDRYFVFFNQPASPEGAIQQLGPQAGDTESFRVTLDRIPRHIQKLSFTATLDGAGQMSQVGPGYLRIVAGGEEVARYAFNGGEFTTERAVMLGDFYLKGEWRFAAVGQGFDGGLEALLKNFGGEVAEEEPAAGPAPQGGVPGFAPPAASEPAPGFAVPTAQGQPAPAPAAPQPPAPAFGAPPSTPQGAPQGQQPYGAPQPPAPPRPEPQIPPQAQPPAPPVHSAPTIAAPMVPPGAPPGRQPPFGQDPYQQAPPAPYGRPPQAAPQAPPQAPPQASYGQPGGQFPGQQAPAPYGAPQGQPSPYGQPSAQGPGLGVVLDKYREAPTGQRWTPQNEKLIRADLGIDGQPVLARQGSMVLYQGKVDFSYKGAGIRGRIVGNATGQEMQLMRCTGQGQVFFADNSAHVHPIELQGDAICVSSESVLAFDESLQHEVRRIEGHGIPGGALFTMQFQGTGTVVVKTRGTPVVLPVTPTTFADANAIVAWSAASQVIISSQVSLRRHAYPGHSGETVNLQFRGAPGNFIVVQPYEV; the protein is encoded by the coding sequence ATGGCCAGGGAATTCCAGCGGGGCCACAAGGCCAGGATCAGTGATCTGACGGCCGGGACGGATCTGTACGTGGGCGTGCAGATCGCGGGTTCCGGCCTGACCTTCGACATCAGCTGCTTCGGACTCGACGCGGACGAGCGGCTCTCCGACGACCGGTACTTCGTCTTCTTCAACCAGCCCGCGTCGCCCGAGGGCGCGATCCAGCAGCTTGGCCCCCAGGCGGGCGACACCGAGTCCTTCCGGGTCACGCTCGACCGGATCCCGCGGCACATCCAGAAGCTCTCCTTCACCGCCACCCTGGACGGCGCGGGCCAGATGTCCCAGGTCGGGCCCGGCTACCTGCGCATCGTCGCCGGCGGCGAGGAGGTCGCCCGCTACGCGTTCAACGGCGGCGAGTTCACCACCGAGCGCGCCGTCATGCTCGGCGACTTCTACCTGAAGGGCGAGTGGCGCTTCGCCGCGGTCGGGCAGGGCTTCGACGGCGGACTGGAAGCGCTGCTGAAGAACTTCGGCGGCGAGGTCGCCGAGGAGGAGCCCGCGGCCGGGCCCGCGCCGCAGGGCGGCGTGCCGGGCTTCGCGCCGCCCGCCGCCTCCGAGCCCGCGCCGGGCTTCGCGGTTCCGACGGCGCAGGGGCAGCCCGCCCCGGCGCCCGCAGCACCGCAGCCGCCCGCCCCGGCCTTCGGCGCGCCCCCGAGCACGCCCCAGGGCGCCCCGCAGGGCCAGCAGCCCTACGGAGCACCGCAGCCGCCGGCGCCGCCCCGGCCGGAGCCGCAGATTCCGCCGCAGGCGCAGCCCCCGGCCCCGCCGGTGCACAGCGCCCCGACCATCGCGGCCCCGATGGTGCCGCCCGGCGCCCCGCCCGGCCGGCAGCCGCCGTTCGGCCAGGACCCGTACCAGCAGGCACCGCCCGCCCCGTACGGCCGGCCGCCCCAGGCAGCCCCGCAGGCACCGCCCCAGGCGCCGCCTCAGGCCTCGTACGGCCAGCCGGGCGGCCAGTTCCCCGGCCAGCAGGCTCCGGCCCCGTACGGCGCTCCCCAGGGCCAACCGTCCCCGTACGGACAGCCGTCCGCCCAGGGGCCCGGCCTCGGCGTCGTCCTGGACAAGTACCGCGAGGCGCCGACCGGCCAGCGGTGGACCCCGCAGAACGAGAAGCTGATCCGCGCCGACCTCGGCATCGACGGGCAGCCCGTGCTCGCCCGCCAGGGCAGCATGGTCCTCTACCAGGGCAAGGTCGACTTCAGCTACAAGGGCGCCGGTATACGGGGCCGCATCGTGGGCAACGCCACCGGCCAGGAGATGCAGCTGATGCGCTGCACGGGCCAGGGCCAGGTGTTCTTCGCGGACAACAGCGCCCATGTGCACCCGATCGAGCTCCAGGGCGACGCGATCTGCGTGTCGTCCGAGAGCGTGCTCGCCTTCGACGAGTCGCTCCAGCACGAGGTCCGCCGCATCGAGGGGCACGGCATACCGGGCGGCGCGCTGTTCACCATGCAGTTCCAGGGCACCGGCACGGTCGTGGTCAAGACCCGGGGCACCCCGGTCGTCCTCCCGGTCACCCCGACGACCTTCGCGGACGCCAACGCCATCGTCGCCTGGTCGGCAGCCTCCCAGGTGATCATCTCCAGCCAGGTGAGCCTGCGCCGCCACGCGTACCCGGGGCACTCCGGCGAGACCGTGAACCTCCAGTTCCGCGGCGCGCCCGGCAATTTCATCGTCGTCCAGCCCTACGAGGTCTGA